The window GATCTCAAGTTCTTCGTTTAGGATGGTGCTAGAAAAGAAAATTCGATACATCAAGAATTATACGATCATTGAAGGCTATATTCATCATCATCGCACATAGTCAGATCGAGAGAGATATATAAACATTATATACgtgattgatcaatcaatcatatGAACCTCGTGATTAGCAAGCATAATCTAAACTATGCCAACCAATGATTTGATCCAAAACGGTTGATGATTTTCGAATAATAATTATCTCTAAGGGACATTTGTTACGAACGTTCTCGATTTagtttttataaatttaattctCTATAAACAATGACTTGAATTAAAATTAATTTGGAATGAACTTTAGTTAAATTCGAATCATCTTCCTAGCTCCTCatcaatatgagaaaaaaaaatatttattatttttaaaattattttttatatgattatttCCTTTAGTTGCTATTCTAAAATTAAAAAACGTCTttagtgattttttttcttcaatttttttcgtatttattttataaaattaggcGTTATTGTCGATGTCAAGAGCCACTCAAACTTGCCATGAATTCATTAATAAATActctacaaataaaaaaaaaatcacaaacacCCAAATTATAAGCCAAGCCGGTATCTTTCTCTCAAGTCAATGTCTGCCACCACTCGTGCACCAAGTTTGAAGGTCCCACCGTCACAAAACTTGGGCGCCCATGAGACACGCTCCACTCTCACAATGGCCACCCAGCTAGCTAAGCCGTTCCATGTCGACAGCATCACAACCTCATTTGCTCCATTATCACAAACAAACACAGTGTCCGGGAGAAGACAGCAGAGCTAAACGACACATCACAACTAATGCCGCTGCGGCACCAAACTTTCCCGTATACTTGGAATTTGAAGTCATCCTTCCTCTGTGGAAACCCATCGACCAACATGGAAACCTTGCTGCCTTCATAAATGTACTCCGTGAGCAGGGTGGAGTACTCCGGCGGGCCCACGGCGACATGTCCGAGTcacgatcatcatcatcatccgccGCGCGGGCGCCAGCTATCGGTGGACGCGCGCTCGGCGCCCGATGGCTACACGGGCGGCTCCAGCCTGGCCTCGACTCCCAACTCCCCGTCCCCGCCTAACGTTCTACTCCCCCTTCGTCCTCCTCTCGCTTTCTCCTGTCTTCTTCCTCCGCCCTCCTTTAAACGCCTCgagaagcgctctccctccgttgcCCCTCGCGCCCGCCTGCGCTTTGGCTTTGCGCGGACCCCATTTCCAACGTTCGAGTGAGGGCATTTTGGGGAATGCGGGAGCTTCTGCAGTGCTACAGCTGGGAACAACACGTCGAATCCAGCTGTCTCCCAGGTGACCGTTGCCAGACTCGCCTCACCACGCTTCTTTATCGGTACTAAAGCATCCGATGTGGGCCCACCGGTCTTGTCTCTTGCTAACTCTCACCTTCCCCGTTCGAAACCCAGTCGAGCGCTGCTTCTCGGTTGCGGCCTCCATATATACCCCACTCGCTCCCCTCGCCGCTCCCACACCCTCCTCTCTTCTCCTCAAAGAGAGCAGCAGCACGCCCATCACCTATTCGATCGATGGCTTCCCCTGCCATTACACTTGTGTTCCTGCTGTCAACAGCCTCGCTTCTGTTCCAGTGCTCCTATGGAGGCAGAACTCTCGCTGCCTTGGTGGAGCAGCAGCCGCTCGCCATGACCTACCACAAGGGAGCCCTGCTCACTGGAAACATCTCCGTCAACCTTATCTTTTATGGCAAGTTCACTGCCTCCCAAAGAGCTATCATCTCTGACTTCGTTGCCTCCCTCTCCTCGCTTCCCCACCAGGACTCCATGGAGCCCTCCGTGGCCACCTGGTGGAAGACCCTCGCCAAGTACTACTCCACGTCGAGGACACCGTTGCCCAAACTCAGCCTCGGGAAACTGCTCCTCGACGAGGAGTGCTCCCTCGGCAGGTCCCTACGGGACGCCGACATTGAGACGCTGGCGGCCAAGGGGGCGCCGCGGAACGCCGTCAACGTGGTGCTCACGGCGGACGACGTGGCAGTAGAGCGGTTCTGCATGAGCCGGTGCGGCACGCACGGGGCTTCCGGCAGGTCCAAGGCCGGGGGGAGGTTCGCCTACGTCTGGGTGGGGAACTCGGAAACGCAGTGCCCCGGCCAGTGCGCTTGGCCCTTCCACCAGCCGATTTACGGGCCCCAGCCGCCGCCGCTGGTGGCGCCCAACGGCGACGTGGGGGTCGATGGCATGATCATCAACCTGGCGAGCCTGCTCGCCGGCACCGCGACCAATCCGTTCGGCAACGGCTTCTTCCAGGGGCCGAAGGAGGCGCCACTGGAGGCGGCGACAGCGTGCCCGGGGGTGTACGGGAAGGGGGCTTACCCGGGGTACGCCGGGGAACTACTGACGGACCACGCGACGGGTGCCAGCTACAACGCGCATGGGGCCCGCGGGAGGAAGTACCTGCTCCCGGCTCTCTTCGACCCGGCCACCTCGTCCTGCTCCACCTTGGTGTAGTGTTGTGGGTACGGCTCGTTCCGGGCCAAGTTCTGATGCTGTAAGATGAACTAGTCGACGCATGCATACGGCATACGACCACGAGATGCCGACGCAGAACGAAACATACTCAGTGCTTTCAGTGCCTACATATAAATATGATGTCTGTAATAATTCTTTCATTTGTTCAATGAAACTTTTAGTGATCTCGATATCTGTAGTTTAAGATGATGAATGATGCATCGGCGTGCGCGTTGATCATAAAAGAGACACGAATATTTCGGAACTTGAAACAAAGAGCACGATCTTACTTCATCCTTCTTTTATTGATAACATTAATAGACTAAGTGGTCAGTTGGACGAGAGAACActccattttttttctttataaactAAAATTTAATAGATTAAATTAACTATTCGTCAATACATTGTGAGGGGTGTAAAGcatgttattttcaaaattcgtagtaattttttattttgtttaaatCAATTAACTATATTCGTaacaatttttatttattttgtttagATGTGTGTGATATACCACAAGGACGCACAATGTTGACATGAACACCGTACCAGATTCGACTAAGAAGATATGGTTGAAGTGATCAGTACTTCAGCATAACGAACGAGGTGTTATACTATTACTGCGAGGGTGGTCTTCAAAATTCACATTATATATACACACAGGTGCATGCATGCACACACGCAGCTATTTATGCGTCCGTATACAGGTCTTGTCGTCCCAAGGTTAAACCATGGTGGAACACGCGGACGTTGACGGGTCAAACAGCGCTGGGACCAGATACTTCCTCCCGCGAGCCCCGTGGGCGTTGTAGCTTGCTCTCGTAGTGGGGTCCACCAAAAGGTCACCGGGGTAGCCCGGATATGAGCCCTTCGCGTACACTCCGGGGCACGCCGTCGCGGCCTCAAGCGGCGCCTCCCTTGGCCCTTGGAAGAAGCCGTCACCGAAGGGGTTGGTGGCGGCGCCGGCCAGCATGCTCGCCAGGTTGATCACCATGCCGTCGGCACCGACGTCACCGTTTGGCGCCACCAGCGGCGGCGTCTGCGGCCCGTACATGGGCTGGTGGAAGGGCCACGCGCACTGTCCCGGGCACTGCGCAGCGGAGTTCCCCACCCAGATGTAGGCGAACCGGGAACCGGCCTCAGAGAGGGACGACGACCCGTGGGAACCGCACCGGCTCATGCAGAACCTGTCCACCGCCACGTCCTCCGCCGTGAGCACCACGCTGATGGCGTCCCGCGCCGCCCCCGTGGCGGCCAGTTTGGCGAGGTTGGCATCGCGCAGCGATTTTCCGAGGGAGCACGACTCGTCGAGTATCTGTTTGCCGAGGATGGGTTTAGGGAGCGGCGCCTTGGACGTGGCGTAGTACTTGGCCAGGGTCGTCCACCAGGTGGCCACCGACGGCTCCAGAGAATGCTTCTGGCGCGGGAGAGGGGAAAGGGAGGTGACGAAGTCATAGATGATGGCTCTCTGGGAGGCAGTGAACTTGCCATAGAAGATGAGGTTAACGGAGACGTTTCCGGTGATCAGGGCTCCCCTGTGGTAGGTCATGGCGAGCGGCTGCTGCTCCACCAAGGCAGCGAGAGTTCTGCCTGCATAGGAGCACCGGAACAGCAAAGCAACCAGGAGAAGTCTAACAAGAACAGAGCAGTGAGCATTTGTAGTGAGGAAGGAAGAAGCCATGGTAGTAGCCTTTAGCGTTCCAGTAGGAGAATAGGAGAAATGGTGCGAGCGATGGGTGTATCCTACCGATCTGATGTCGGGGAATTTATATTGCGGAAGTAGCATCCTGGTTCGTGAATGAAAGCATTAAAATACGGTGGGTGTGGGAAGGCGAGGCGAAGGCTGGAAGCGAGCATAAAGAGGGCGCGAGTTTGACGCGCCCCCATCCGTCGGCGAACGCGACAATGGCTTAGCTGGACTGCGTGCCTCCCTTCTTGACATAAACGCCACTCAAACAACGTGCCTTTTGTTCTTTTCATGAAGGTTACTTTAGTCATTTCAAGAACATAATAAAAGAGTGGCCCCACTCCAcgagaaagagaaaagataagGAGAGATAAAAAAGAAAGGCAAAGTTCGGGATGAGAACGAATCCAACAAACGAGGTAAGAGGGAAACAACGCAGAGACGCAGTGGCTCGTCTCTTCACCATCAGCGGAAATCGCACGGAATGGATGTGTCACGGCGACCCTGTGAAGGGAAACAACTCGCGCCTGCATGGCCGCACGTGACGGCGCTCTTCTACCACTTCGTCGTCGCCATCTCTTCGAGAGCAcgagttagagagagagagagggggggggtgttCGATGACTGTCTGGGCTCCTCTTGGCCGACAAAAGCAGACTAAATCTTTTATTTCAATGCACGCGTCCCTTCCGGACTACTCTTGCTTCGTCTCCTCGGTTCTCTGGAAAGGGAACTACATGTAGTATACCTCGGTTGAAATGAAGCTGTCACGTTGAATACACGCATGGGAATTGGAATGGCGAGCAGCGTGTCTGGCGGAGGCTGGACCCGCGGTGGAGCCTGTAAACATGGTGAAGTCTGGCTACCCATAACCATGGCTTCCAGAAGGCTACAATTATTGATGCAGATCAAAGCTACTAGTCATGGCATCCTGTGTCGGCTGACACTATTCTTAATTAATCCCACCACTATACATCTATAGCTACCTCCTTAGCTTAGTCGCAGATGTTtatgcaaaagatggccaagcttTTGAGTGCGTAAACCAAGACTTGGATTAATCATTCCTATACTTGATAGGAACCTTCCACCATCACATGCAAGTCTTGTCACGCCGGCCACCATAAATCGGTGGCGGAATCTAAGTGACCGGCCTCCCCAGTTTAACTCCCTTCGGACTTCTTCAACGTTTTTATATTCTGTGAATGCTGCAAGCAGACTCTATGGACTAGAATTGGAGAATCATGTGCATGTCTCCCAGTTGTCTCCTCCCAGTAATACTTCACGAAGCTGAGATGAACCTTCCTCGTTAACATGCAGCTGGTCTCGTTAACCTATATAAACTTCTCCGGCCGAGAGATCCACTCATCACACAAGTGGTCTATCTTCCACTTCCTCCCAAAGATTTGCTATATCTTCTCCGAAATGGCTTCTTTCCCGGCCTCCAAAACATGCATTGTGGTACTAGTTTTAGTGAGCTTGGCACAGGTGAGCATGGGCTCTAGGAAACTTGCCAGCTTGGTGCAACAGGCATCCGACCTCCTCACGTACCACAACGGTGAAGTGATGCAAGGTGACATCGCCATCTCGATCACCTGGTACGGGACGTTCACCCCAATCCAGAAGTCCATCATCTCAGACTTCCTCCTCTCCCTCACACCGAGCTCCCAAACCCAACCACAGCCATCAACGCCTTCTGTCCGCCAGTGGTGGAACACCATCGATCGGCTTTACTTGGAGAAAgctgggaagaggaagaagaagactaaCGTTGTGTTGGCCAACCAAGTGTCGAACGACAAGTGTTCCATGGGCAAGTCCCTCAAGACATCCCAGATCCCCGAGTTGGCGGCCGAGGCCGGTCCGAAGAAGGGCGGGATCGCGCTGGTGTTCACGGCCGAGGACGTCGCGGTCGAGGGCTTCTGCATGAGCCGGTGCGGCCTGCACGGTTCCGACCGGAAGACCGACTCCGTCTACATCTGGGTGGGCAATTCGGCGGCCCAGTGCCCGGGCCAGTGCGCGTGGCCCTTCCACCAGCCCGCGTACGGGCCGCAGACGCCGCCGCTGGTGGCGCCCAACGGCGATGTCGGGGCCGACGGCATGGTGATCAACCTGGCGAGCATGCTGGCCGGCGCTGTCACCAACCCTTTTGGCGACGGCTTCTTCCAGGGGCCGAGGGAGGCCCCGCTGGAGGCGGCTACGGCGTGCCCCGGGGTGTACGGGAAGGGAACCTACCCGGGCTACGCCGGTGGCCTGCTCGTGGACCTTATCACCGGGGCCAGCTACAACGCGAACGGGGTCCACAGGCGGAAGTACCTGGTGCCGGCACTGTTTGACCCGACGGCGTCCACTTGCTCCACGCTGGTTTAAGAGGATGATGATGACGTTTCGAGTGATGTGCCCTCGGATCAATGTCTATTCTTTGATtcatttctttctctctctctctctctctctctctctcttgggaaGCTCGACAACATGAAATAAATAGCATCATAAGCAATGAATAATTTGTGTGGGTTTTGATTGAGATGAGGTAACCTGAACTGGACCTAACCTGCCTCaagcatcaagaactttgaacccAAGTCGCCGTACCACAGTTGGGATCGATAGGAGTTCGTTCGGCTAAACCTCATCATGAAGGAAACGTAGGCTCGACTCGACATGATCCAAGTCCCCAACACAAAGTGTGTTTGGCCCATACCAATGAGTTATATCGACAAATTTACCTGAGAATTTAGTTCA of the Musa acuminata AAA Group cultivar baxijiao chromosome BXJ2-10, Cavendish_Baxijiao_AAA, whole genome shotgun sequence genome contains:
- the LOC103969134 gene encoding protein PHOSPHATE-INDUCED 1 homolog, with the protein product MASPAITLVFLLSTASLLFQCSYGGRTLAALVEQQPLAMTYHKGALLTGNISVNLIFYGKFTASQRAIISDFVASLSSLPHQDSMEPSVATWWKTLAKYYSTSRTPLPKLSLGKLLLDEECSLGRSLRDADIETLAAKGAPRNAVNVVLTADDVAVERFCMSRCGTHGASGRSKAGGRFAYVWVGNSETQCPGQCAWPFHQPIYGPQPPPLVAPNGDVGVDGMIINLASLLAGTATNPFGNGFFQGPKEAPLEAATACPGVYGKGAYPGYAGELLTDHATGASYNAHGARGRKYLLPALFDPATSSCSTLV
- the LOC103969135 gene encoding protein PHOSPHATE-INDUCED 1 homolog, yielding MASSFLTTNAHCSVLVRLLLVALLFRCSYAGRTLAALVEQQPLAMTYHRGALITGNVSVNLIFYGKFTASQRAIIYDFVTSLSPLPRQKHSLEPSVATWWTTLAKYYATSKAPLPKPILGKQILDESCSLGKSLRDANLAKLAATGAARDAISVVLTAEDVAVDRFCMSRCGSHGSSSLSEAGSRFAYIWVGNSAAQCPGQCAWPFHQPMYGPQTPPLVAPNGDVGADGMVINLASMLAGAATNPFGDGFFQGPREAPLEAATACPGVYAKGSYPGYPGDLLVDPTTRASYNAHGARGRKYLVPALFDPSTSACSTMV
- the LOC103969136 gene encoding protein PHOSPHATE-INDUCED 1, whose translation is MQLVSLTYINFSGREIHSSHKWSIFHFLPKICYIFSEMASFPASKTCIVVLVLVSLAQVSMGSRKLASLVQQASDLLTYHNGEVMQGDIAISITWYGTFTPIQKSIISDFLLSLTPSSQTQPQPSTPSVRQWWNTIDRLYLEKAGKRKKKTNVVLANQVSNDKCSMGKSLKTSQIPELAAEAGPKKGGIALVFTAEDVAVEGFCMSRCGLHGSDRKTDSVYIWVGNSAAQCPGQCAWPFHQPAYGPQTPPLVAPNGDVGADGMVINLASMLAGAVTNPFGDGFFQGPREAPLEAATACPGVYGKGTYPGYAGGLLVDLITGASYNANGVHRRKYLVPALFDPTASTCSTLV